In the Diorhabda sublineata isolate icDioSubl1.1 chromosome 10, icDioSubl1.1, whole genome shotgun sequence genome, CTATACACCAAAGGCGCGCTGTTAATTCCGTAATTTAAACCCAAATCAGTGAAAGATTTAACGGTACTTTGACTAACTGCACTTTCTATTGGAGATTCGGTGCTAGTACCGAAGCTAGAAACAACAGATTGTTGACTTAGATTCGATAGAGATTGGAAAGTACCTCGAGTAACGTCATTTCCCAACGCAGACTCAGTAGTGGTACTGAAACCTGGGATGACAGATTGTTGCAAAACTGCTCCGTTTGATATATAATCAGATTTGGGCACGGATTGAATTTGGTCGTAATTCAAACGGAGATTCGCTAAAGATTGTAGAGGTAGTTGTCCCCGAAGGCCTTGAGTGACTTCATTCCCTAACGTCGACTCAGTAGTGGTACTGAAACCCGGGATAATGGATTGCTGCTGCAAAATTCCTCCGTTTGATATATATTCCGGCTTAAATAGGGATTGGGATTGAATGAGACCTTGACCATAATTCACACCGATATCTGGTAAAGATTGAACCCGAGGACCTTGAGTGACGACATTACCCAAAGTCGAGAAAGTTGACTCGGTGGTGGTACTAAAACCAGGGATAACGGATTGCCCCAAAAGAGCTCCGTTTGTAATATATTCCCTACCGAATTGCAGATTTTGCAAATTTGCTTTTTGCTGTGCTTGTACTCTAGTGATGGCGTGTTGTGCTTCTTGatcgtttttatatttaatgaaaactaCTTCCGGTTTGTTGGGTGTGACCGCAGGAGGTGATTTCACCACTATATTCTGGTGGTCTTCCGGTTTCTTCACCAATACGTAGACAACCGTTTTTTCGGGAGATTCCTTTTTTGGTGGAGTTATCTCGATTGTTCCTAAAGATGGAGCGGCTGGAGCTTTAATGAAGATCAGATTAACGTTCTTTTTATCGTCTTCGAAATAAACTCTAGGTTTAACGGGTTCTGGTTCTTCGGGGGCGGCGAAGAAGTAAACGTTTTTCTCCACCTCCGGTCTTTGACTTTGGGTGTCGAAAAAGCCTTGCGGCAAACCGCTGTCGATATTATCGATTGATACGGTATCGAAATTTTGCTGTGCGAGAAATTGGGGTACGCCGATGCTCGATCTATCGAACTGATTCAAATATTGGTTTAAGGGAAGAGGTGATTGAGTAGAACTGACGAATTCGCTGTTAAGACCGTCTAAATTGAAAGTTGAAGACAAAATACTGGGATTAGGTGTGGAAGAAATGATAGATTCGAAACCGTTACCAGATAAAAATCCGTTACTAGTGTTTGGcaaaaagaaagaattgaaattttgatttaagatAGCAGGTGCTGGCGTAGAACTAACGAATTCACCGTTTAGGCCGTTtaaagttgatgaaaaaattgtgggTTTAGGGGTAGATGAAATGATAGATTCAAACGCGTTTCCATCTATTCCACTTGATAGAAATTCGTTGTTGAATCCGAGCGGTGAAGAACTCGACGAAACGAACGCAGTATCTAGTGGCGAAGGAGTCGATGAAACGAACGCACTATCTACTGGCGAAGGAGTCGATGAAACGAACGCACTATCTAGCGGCGAGGAAGTCGATGAAACGAACGCACTATCTAGTGGTGATGGAGTCGATGAAGCAAACGCACTGTTCAGTTCTATTGGTGCAGGAGTGGAAGTTGAGAAAAAGCCTCCATTGAATGGAGCTTGTGATGATCCGAATGG is a window encoding:
- the LOC130449926 gene encoding uncharacterized protein LOC130449926; translated protein: MKVLLILAILATTRAAFIPSNLPLGFQYQNVKPNPFGSSQAPFNGGFFSTSTPAPIELNSAFASSTPSPLDSAFVSSTSSPLDSAFVSSTPSPVDSAFVSSTPSPLDTAFVSSSSSPLGFNNEFLSSGIDGNAFESIISSTPKPTIFSSTLNGLNGEFVSSTPAPAILNQNFNSFFLPNTSNGFLSGNGFESIISSTPNPSILSSTFNLDGLNSEFVSSTQSPLPLNQYLNQFDRSSIGVPQFLAQQNFDTVSIDNIDSGLPQGFFDTQSQRPEVEKNVYFFAAPEEPEPVKPRVYFEDDKKNVNLIFIKAPAAPSLGTIEITPPKKESPEKTVVYVLVKKPEDHQNIVVKSPPAVTPNKPEVVFIKYKNDQEAQHAITRVQAQQKANLQNLQFGREYITNGALLGQSVIPGFSTTTESTFSTLGNVVTQGPRVQSLPDIGVNYGQGLIQSQSLFKPEYISNGGILQQQSIIPGFSTTTESTLGNEVTQGLRGQLPLQSLANLRLNYDQIQSVPKSDYISNGAVLQQSVIPGFSTTTESALGNDVTRGTFQSLSNLSQQSVVSSFGTSTESPIESAVSQSTVKSFTDLGLNYGINSAPLVYSTPRPQVEINAISNNAIDNFVSIGGRQSHSDLIEQSTIAPVVQSSSISPCGSSTQSPISFSTTLSPSITSLNPFYKKK